The genomic interval CACCTCCGGCAGGAGTCACGGTGCGCCGCGGCTCGGCTCCTGTCCGATGCGTGATTCGTGCGATGTCCTCCGCGGCACCCCGTCCGCGTCCGGCCCGGACGCCGGCGGCCGGGACCGGCCACCCGACCGTCCGCAAGGTCCGGGGCGACGGCGGCTGCCGCAAGCACTTCGCCGAGCACGCCGCCACCCTGGGCATCGACCTGGAAATCACCGCCCGCGCTCCCGGCACCGGAGACTTCACCTCGATCCCGAAACGCTGGGCGGTCGAGCGGACCTACGGCCGGCTGATGCTCCACCGCCGTCCGGCCCGCGACTACGAAGCCCTCCCCGCCCGCTCCGAAGCCATGCTCCACCCCGCCATGACCGACCTCATGGCCCGCCGCCTCACCGTCGAGAACACCATCTCCTGGCGTGACCCCGCAAAGGCACACCAACCGCAGACACCGGGATGGAACAACGGGAGAAAACGACCTCCTACAGCACGTGTTCACAGCCATCGCTGCGAACACCGAGCGCCTCAGCCGACGGCCGCCGACCGGAGGAGCACCTCCGTCCCGGCCGGCGACCGCCCTCCGGAACCACCTGGACCGTCACGGAATCACCCGGCCGAGGTCCTGGCGGTCCGCCGGAGACTGAGCAGACCGCCGGGATCCCCGACGGAGCCGGGCTCAGGGTTCCCGGGCGACCGGACAGCCGGGTTCGTGACCTACGAGGTGGATCCGATGTCCAGGACGGAGACGTGAGGCCGGGAGACGTCACCCCTCTCGCCTGCCCTGGATCTCCAGGAGCCGCGCGTCCAGGTGCGAGTGCATCTCTCCTGTCGACAGCAGGAGGTCGGTCCCCTCCGTGAGCACGTGGGACGACCTCCCGGATCCCCGCACGCACAGGGCCGCGCCCCTCTCCGTACGGGACACGATGTCCTGCCACAGTGACTGGGCGCGCTCGTCCGGAATCGGGATGAACCGCTTGGCCGTCCGCGCCTGCCGCTCCAGTGCCGAGCAGTTCCTCTTCACTGTGGGCACCTCTTCCGGGTAAGCGTTGATGATGTCGCCCAGGTCGGCGTCCTCCGGGGCCCCGTTCGCCATCGCCTGTCCGACCAGCGGCGTAAGATGCTTGGCGTATGCCTGGGCCCTCTCCTCGAATCCCAGCAGCAGCTCGTTCCCGCCCGCTTCCAGCCATGCCCGGGTGCGCAGTTCTGTGCCGTTGGAGGAGTCGATCGAGCTGATCTGCTCGCTGTCGTCGACGGCGTCCGCCAGGACGTACCCGCTCAGGACGCACGTCGTGAGTGCCATCGCGGCGAGGACGATCGGGGGGGCCTTACCGGAAGGAAGGCCTGCCGCACGGGGCGCAGGGACGATACGGCCGCGCACCCGGCGCCGAGGCGCGATGAGTACGCTCAGCACCTCTCGCCCGCACGCCGCCCAGGCGGCGACCGCCGCCACGACGAACACGCCGAAGGAGAGGACGGGCCGGCTCACCGAACCCAGCACGAGCCACGAGCCGCCCCAAATCGGTGTGCAGGTGTCGCCCCAGACGGCCAAGGGGGTCACGCACCCGTCGAGTGCCGCCAGCGCCCACACTCCTGCGAGGCCCCCGAGCAGCGCCCCGCCGCCGGCGACGAGGCCGTCGATCAATCCGGGGAAGGGCCGGACGGCGGCCGCTGTCGCCGCCACGAGGGCCGCAGGCACGACGAGGGCGGCGGTCAGCCAGCCGTAGAAGGTGGCCAGTCCGAGCTCGTCCCAGGAGGCCGGCGGCGGCTGCGCTCCGTGCACCACGATGTGGACCCACGCCGCCCAGAGGGTACCGGCCGCGCCGCCCACAGCCGCGAGCAGGAGCGGCCGCCGGGGGACGGAACCGCGCGGCCGGCCGCGGACGGACCGCCACAGCATCGCCGCCGCCGGCACGAGCCACAGCAGCGTGGCGCCCACGACGGCGACCGGGTCGTCCCGGACCCGGTCGGCCAGCGGCAGCCAGAAGACCAGTTCCGGAGGCAGCCGCACCCAACTGCCGTCCGCAGCGGGGACTTCCCACAGGAGCGGGATCACGGCCATCCGGCTGGACGCCAGGACCATGTGGCCCCATGTCCCCCAGTGGACGAGCCACGTTCCGAACGCCGTCACCACGGTGACCAGTGCGAGCACGAAGGCGGCCCGACGCCGCGGCAGGACCAACGCGGTCTGCGCGGTCCACACGCACAACGGAAGAGCGCCGGCCAGGAGCAACAGCAGCAGCCACGGCCGCTGCGGCAGCACCGAGTTCCCGATGTCGCGGCCGATGACCAACTCCCCCGCGATGAGCCCGGAGCCGAGCCACAGCCCCTCCTTGAAGCCCTTCGGCGGCGGCTGACCGTGACCCACGGCGTGCCTTACGGACCGCCAGATCATGATGACGACAAGGCCGACGGCGAGCGTGGTGACCGTCCATGCCACAACGGTCTGCCGGGGACCGGTGTAGAAGAACATCGGCATGCGGCTGGGAGCCGCCACGGCCAGGACACCGGTGGTGAAGAAGGGAACGGCGTTGGTGCGGAACAGGAGGGACGGCTCCGCCAGCGCCCGCAGCCGGTCACCGTCACTGGGATGGCTCCGCCAGATCCAGCCACGCCGGTGCCCGGGTGTGAGGGACGGTGCGACGTCCGCTCCCCAGCGCTCCGGAAGGGCGTCCGCGTGGAACTCGCGGGTGCGCAGGATGTCGGCACGCACGAGGTACACGATCGCCGCGATCACCCCGCTCAGGGCCACCGAGGGAATCGTGTAGGACAGGTTGGCACGCCAGTAGGCCAGGCTGTCGGAGAACGACCCGGTGCCCAGATACGGATGGAAGCCGACGACGGTCACGGGGAGCAGGACGGCGGCGAGAAAGGCGCGCCACAGCGCGATCGTGGCGTACGTCAGGCCCACGTCCCGGTTGACCACGTGGTTCAGCTCGTGCAGCACCACACCCCGGAACACCTCCGGCTGCGCCTGCCTGCGGCTCACCAGACCGGAGTTGAGACTGACGGTGCACCGTCCGAACCGTCCGAAGACGACGGCACTGCTGCGCACGTTGTAGGGGTCGAGCACGAACCGCACCCGGTGCCCGGCCAGGCCCGCCGTCCGGCGCAGTTCGCCCAGTTCCTCCTCCAGCGTCGCCGTCCCGGGGGAACGGAGGGGAGGGTCGTCGGGGACGTCGAGAGTGACGAGGCGGCGGCGGATCCGCTTCCAGGTCGGCAGAAGGGCGTAGATGGCCAGTGCCAGGGCGAGGACTGCGAGCACTCCGAGAAGCGTCCACGTCCGGTCCGGCGGCTCGACCGGGCCCATGCAGCGCCGGTAGGCCGCCGTCGCCGAGCCGTCGTCCGCGTCCGGCAGCAGCAGGCCGGAGGCGACCTTGCAGTAGGCGTCCTTCTTGACGGCGGCCTGTGACCAGTGGGTGGCGAGGTTGTCGAGCCAGAAGAGGCCGGTGATGACGATCAGCGTGACCAGCAGCGCGAAGCGGAGCGTGGTGCTGACCGGCAGACGGCCCCGGACCGCCTCGGCCGTCGGCTCACGACTGACCGTCACCGACGAGGTCATCCGGGTCCCCGCTCTCCTCTCGAGTACCGGACTCCACCTCGGCCGGCGTTCCGAGCGCGAGCCGTCCCGCGACCCGCTCGGCCAGCCGCTGAGCCTGCTCGGGGGAGAGACCGGCCTCGGTGACCTGCTCGCTCACCACCTGTGCCACGGCGTTGAGCTGCTCCTGGGTCAGCGCGGGAAGCTCTGGCTGCGGATCAGGACGCCGGAACAACCGGCGCAGCCGGCCCCGGAGCCGGTCGGACAGCGTCTGGACCGCCTGACCTGTCACGCTGCGCACTCCTTCGTCGACCGCCAGCCACAGCACGGCCGTCAGGACGCCGACGATCTCTCCGGTGCCGAAGCCGAGCGGTTCGCCGCGGGTACGACGGCGTCTGAGTCCGCGCAGGACCCGGCGGTCGTCGGGTTCCTCGGTCAGGGCCTTGAGAATGAGCAGCTCGTCCGCGGTGACGTACTCCTCGCCCACCGCGAACTCCACGCCGTCTCGGACAACTTCACGGATCCTCACAGCGAGCCGCCTCCATAGCTGCCCTTGTACAGGAGATCCACTTGTCCCCCGGTCCACTTGATCACGAGCAGTTCCTTGCCGTATTTCTTGGGGGAACCGTAGTTCTCGAGAGACTCGGGGATTTCGCCCACCACATCCACGAGCCCTTTGTACTCGGGCATTTTCAGGTCTCCGGCTCCGGACGGGGCGGTCTCCGTCAGCTCTCCGGTGTCGAGGCAGCTGAGCTTCACCGTGGTCGGCAAGGACATGGAGGCGAGCTCCCCGCTGCAGAGCACCATGCTGTCCCGCGTCACATCTCTCGCCACAGGTTCACCGAACGTGCTGACGCTGCCGTCCTTCTTTACGTCGAAGATGAACACATCGGTGTCGGAGAGGAAGAACGGGGTCCAGGAACCGACTGCCGAGTATTTCCTGGTGGGCGTCGGGGACGGCGACACGGACGCGGTCCTGGTCCTGTCCGACTCCTTCGGGGCCGGGTCCGACGTGCCATGGTCCGCCGAACATCCCGCACACAGGGCCGTCCCGACGGCGACGGCGAGAACTCGTCCCAAACGGCTGACCATGCCGTCCCCTAGATGTTCCCGGGGAAGAGGTAGTCCGTCTTCCCGTTGACCCAGTCGATGATCAGCACCTCGTCCCCGTAATCCTCAGTGATCGACGGCGGTTGTCCCAGGTGGAGCATGCCGGCGTGCCGCCTCATGTGGACGTACCGACCGTCCTCGTCCGTCTCTGCGTTCGCGCAGGTCAGGGTCATCTTCACTGGTGTGGACTTGAGATGGGCCGTCCCGCCGCAGATGCGGAACGCTTCCATCGAGTCCCTGACGGCAAGCGGCTCGCCGACTGTGCTGGCCGCCCCGTCCTTCTCGATCTCCAGCGAGTAGTAGTTCTCGCTGGCGGATCCCGGCGAGATTTCCCAGGTCCCCACCAACTTGGCGGTGTTCAGCGGTCGCTGACTCCGGGAGGGTGATGAGGGAACCGGCTTTTCGGGTGACTCGGTGGCCGGCGCTGTGGATTCACCGGCCGACGAGGCCCGAGCGGTGGCGGCGCCTGCCGGTTCGTCGGTCTTGAACGAATGGCCCGGGCTGCACGCCACGAGAGCAAGGCAGCAACTCACGGCAATGACCGCGCTTTCGAAAACATGTCCCCTACGCCGATCCGTGATCCGGCGCCTTTCGATACGCATGGCTTCGTCGGACACCTCCCCCGTCGCACAAAGCCTGCCGCCCCGTGGACGGCACGACTTCCGAAAGTGTTCCACGCTCGCCTTCACCGCCACAACACGAATGGGCCGATCTCCGGGCCGAACGTGCATGCTGACGCTGGCCATGGACCAGGCTCGTACTTCGCTCACGTCATGGAGAAGGACGACGGGCAACCGGCGCTTCGCGTCTTCGCCGAGGACCGCGTGGCCGTCGAAGTCGAACAGCGGGCGTGGAGGAGCAGAAAGAGGACCGCAATCACGAGGTCTTTCCCTGTTCCTGGACGTCCGAGAAGTACCGAGGGTTTCAACGTTGACGCTTCAGGGTGAGGACGGCAGCGGCGATGACGGTCGTGCGGTCGGGGCCGCAGCTAGGATCTCCGCGGAAGACGCGCCGAGTTCCGGCGTCGCGACGCCTCTCTCGGCCGGTGCTCACGCCGCCGGCAGGGCCCGGTTGGTCGTCGGTCGCGGTCTGCCCCGGGTGACGGCCGAGGTGGACGAGCGCGGGTGGACGACGGACGGCCCGTCGCCCTCGCCTGCCTCCCGGGGGACCGCGCCGGCCGGAGGTGCTCCGGCGGCGGACGGCGCCGGCGCGGTGCCGGGGCCCGGCCGCTCACGGGAAGCGGCGGCGGGAGCCGGTCAGGGACGCAGTTCCAGGGTGATGTGCGGGGACAGGGCTCGGAGGAAGTCGGGCGCGTCGAAGACCTCCCCCGCGGAGACGACGCCGAACGCCTCGGTCCGTCCGGTGAGGACGCGGTCGACCGCTTCCGCCACGAGGGGTGCGGTGACGGCGTAGATGTCCCGGCCGCGGGCCACGGCGCGCCGTTCGGCGCCGCCCGAGCGCACGACGACGTCGACGAGGAAGGTCTGGTCGGAGCGGCCGCGTTCGTCGACCGCGGCCGGCGTGGGGGTGTCCGGGTCCGCGATGTCCCGGGCCGCCTCGACCGTCATGTAGGTGCGCACCTCGGGGACCGGAAGGTGGCTGGGGATGGTCACGACGTCGGCCATCGTGAATTCCCCGATGACGGACCGGGGGCCCATCGGGTCGGGGAAGGACCACTCCAGGGTCGGCGGGGCGTCGTGACGGTACTCCAGCCGTCCGCCGGTGTAGCGGACGCGGCGGCCGTCCCGCCGCTGCCGGGAGACCGCGCCCGCGGCACGCGTCCCGGCGGTGGGGTGCCAGCTGTTCAGCCCGTACGCGACGTGCGCCTCGTCGGCCGCCGTCCAGTCGCCCATCGCCGCGGTGACCAGCAGGTCGCCGAATCCGCCGAAGAAGGCCATCGCCGGGACGATCACCGCTCCCGCCTCCCGCGCCCGGTCGGCGAAGTGCGCGAAGGTGTCGACGTTGGCCTCGATCTCGGCCGCCACGTCCAGGTACGGGATCCCGGCGCGCAGGGCGGCCTCGATCACGGGGGCGGCCGTCACGGCGAAGGGCCCGGCACAGTTGATCACAGCCGCCGCGCCGGCCAGCGCGTGGTCGAGCGAGACCGGGTCGTCGACCGACGCCGGGCGGGCGTCCAGCCCGGTCTCGTACGCGAGCGCCTTCAGCTTGTCCGCGTCGCGGCCGGAGAGCACCGGCAGGAGCCCGCGCTCCCTCAGCTCCGCCACCACGAACCGCCCGGTGTGCCCGTACGCGCCGAACACCGCCACCGTCCGGTCTGATCCCATGGGTCCTCCCCCGCACTCGAATGATCCGCTGCGATCTGTCACGTACATCCTGACGAGGGTCGTCATCCGAGTACGACTGTCCGGAACGCCATGCCTCATACAATTCCGGACATGGCTACTGTCGCGCTGGCCGTCACCGACGGCATGCTGCACTTCGAACTGGCTCTGGCGTGCGAGGTCTTCGGAGCCGAACCGGCCGGCGTGCCGAATCCCCGGTACCGCCTCTCGGTCTGCGGCCCGGGCGCCGTGCGGGCCGGCCGCTTCCGGCTGGAGCCCGACCACGGACTCGACCGCCTCCCGGGCGCCGACACCGTGATCGTCCCGGGCTGGGCCGACATCGACCAGGACCCGCCGGACGAGCTGATCGACGCGGTGCGCGCGGCCCACGAGGCGGGCGCACGCGTGGCCTCCCTCTGCACGGGCGCCTTCGTGCTGGCCGCCGCCGGTCTGCTGGACGGCAGGCGTGCGACCACGCACTGGGCGCACACCCGTGAGCTGGCCGAGCGCCACCCCCGGGTGACGGTGGACCCGGACGTGCTCTACGTGGACAACGGCAGCGTGCTCACCTCCGCCGGCAAGGCCGCCGCCATGGACCTGTGCCTGCACCTGGTCCGTCTCGACCACGGCTCGTCGGTCGCCAACACGCTCGCCCGCCGTCTGGTCGTGCCGCCGCACCGGGACGGCGGCCAGGCCCAGTTCGTCACCACCCCGGTCCCCGCCCCGGGCAACCACCCGCTCGCCGAGCTCCTCCCCTGGGCGGTCCAGCGACTGGACCGCCCGCTCACCGTGGAGGACCTGGCCCGCCAGGCGCGGATGAGCTCGCGCAACCTGGGCCGCCACTTCAGAGCGGTGACCGGCACCACTCCGCTGCAGTGGCTGCTCACCCAACGGATCCGTCGCGCCCAGGAGTTGCTGGAGACCACCGACGACACCGTCGACACCATCGCGGCGGCCACCGGCATGGGCACCGCCACGACGCTGCGCCGACACTTCAACCGGACGGTCGGGGTGCCGCCGGACGCCTACCGCCGCACCTTCCGCTCGCGGACCCGCACCGGCTCCGACGGCGGTGCGGTGCCCGGCGGCGCGGCCGGGCACGCAGGGCTTCGGCGGTCCCGTTGAGCAAGCCGCCCTGGGCAGGGGGCGGGCTCGGGCGGCCGTGCGCCAGCTGTGCGTGGTGTGGAGCGGGGGCAGCCTCTCGGGGACGGCGCGGTCGCGGACGAGAAGGGTTCTCGTACTGCAACCGCAGTCGCTGGGCGGCTGGGCTGGATGCGCCGCGTGCCCGGATCGGCGGTAGGGAGACGAAGGGGTCGATCGTCATGAAGACACGCCGCCCGAGACGTAGCAGGGGCCGGAGAGGAGCCACCTTCCTCGGCCTTCTCACCGCTCCAGCTGGAATCGGTTGTGCGGCGGCCGGCGCCGCTTCGCCCGGACCGACTACCGCGACCTGCTGACCGCTGCCCACCCGCAACTCGGCGCTCCTCTCGTACTCGTCCGGGACAACCTCGACGTGCACCCGGGCGCCCGGCTGCGGGCCTTCATCAGCACCCATGACCGGATCACGCCCACCAGCCACCGCATCACGCACCCGACCTGAACCCGGTCGAAGGCATCTGGTCACTGGTCCGACGCGCCGGCCTGCCACGGCATCGCCAACTCCTCAGCCGCTGTCACGCACCACCTCGCGAGGAGCCCGCCTTCCGCCGCCGCGCTTCGTCACAGGTTCGTCGAGGCGGTTCAGCCGGAGGCCTCGCGCGTGGCCCGACAGAGCGCGGGCAGCGCCCGCGAAGGTGCTCGGACGCCCGGCAGCGTCCGTTCACCGAAGCCGTCCGTCAGTCCCTGCCGATGACGACCACTTCGTCCTCGGCCGTCCAGCGGCGCCGCTCGTGTTTGGGGGGATTGATGCGCACGCCGTAACCGGGACCCGTCGACGATTCGTCGTGGCTCCGGTAGCCGATGGCGCAGTCGCCGCGATGACGCGCCGCGGCCACCACCGTGGCGAACGACATCTCACGCCCGGGCAGTACGTAGTCGGTGGCCGGCCGCAGGCGGACCCCGGCGCCGTCCGCGGAGAACAGTTCCTCGAACACCGCTGCCAGATGCCGGTTCTGGGAGATCTGGGCCATGAGCAGACCGATGAGCTTGCCACTGATGATCACGTCGGCTCCGGGACCGACGGGGGCCAGTGTCCGGTTCCGGTCGTCGATCAGTTCGGTGACGACCGGCAGTTCGCGCCCGGTGGCTTCCTCCAGTTGGCGCAGCAGCAGGAGGGTGACGAGCGTGCGGTTGTCGGGGTCGTCCGGCGACTGTCCGGGGACGGGGTCCCGGCCGAGCACGATCACGCTGTCGTAGGAGTGGACGTCCAGGCGTCGCAGGGTCTCAGGACGGGTGACGTCCCCGTGGTGCAGTGTCAGGCCCAGACCGGTACCGCTGTTCGCGTCGGCCTCGTTCACCTGCCGGGCTGTCGCTTCACCCTGCTCCGCCACCACGTCGACGACCGATCCGGACCGCGCGCGGCGTCGCAGCTGGTCGATTATGAGCGGTGCTCGGCGATTCCATCCCAGCAGAAGCACCCGCTCCGCTCGCGTGGGCGCCGGAGGACCGGAAGCCATCACCGTCTCCTCGACCAGCTCCGCACAGTCACCCAGCCAGGCCGTGTCGTCGTCACGGGAGATGACGACGAGCAGGTCGTCCGGAGCGATGGGCGTCTTCGGCGGCGGACTGAGCAGGGGTGCGCCTCCTCGTACCATCCCGACGACGCTCGACGTCGGGTAGGACAGCAGGGCGTCGCCGAACGGGCGGCCGGCCAGGGCCGGCTCGGTGATCAGGTAGAACTCGTCGCCGGCGAAGTCGAGGAGTTCCTGGTGCACCAGGGAGAGTCCGGGGCGGCGGGCGGCCTGGACGATCAGCCGGGCGGTGACGGTGTCACTCTCCAGGACGACGCCGTCCGGTCCTGCGGCGAGACAGGCGGCCAGGCGGTACCGGTCGTCCCGGACGGCGGCGACGACGGGCGGGCGGTTCCTCTGCCCGGCCAGGGCCGCCCTGAGCGCCAGCAGTGTCTTGACCACCTCGGCATCGGCGTCGGGCCCGTCGTGCGGCAGGATCAGCACGACACCGGCCGTGGCCGGGCTCACCAGGGGGAGCACGGCCGGATCGGTGGTGGGACCGCTGCGGCAGATCAGCCGCGTGCGTCCGGCAGAGCCCACCTTCGTGCTCAGAGCCTCCTCCATGAGGGTCTTGTCCCGGTCGGCCAGCACCGCCACCGCGGCACGCCGCTGGTTGGCGTTGGCGGCCACCAGCTCGCTCACCACCGTGAAGACCTGCTCCGACCACCCCAGGACCACGGCGTGCCCCTGTTCGAGCACGGTGGAGCGGCCCCGCCGCAACGCGGTGAGCCGCTCCGTGAGCGCCGTCGTGATCAGACCGACGAGCGTCGAGACGTACAGCAGAGTGACCAGGGCGAGCAGCACCGACATCACCACCCGCAGCGGCGTGCCCGTCGCGCCGCCCAGCCGTAGCGCCTCTCCGGTGAGGCGCCATACCTCCGCCAGCCGGTCCGTCAGGGACGCCGGCGCGTCAGGGTCGGTCCACACCAGCACCGCACTGGCCGGAACGACGACGGCCAGGCACAGCAGCGCCATCCAGCCGACGAGAGCGGCGGCGCCGCGGGTCAGCGTGCTGTCGAACCAGTAACGGGCCCTGCCACCGAACGGAGTGCGCCGCTGCCCCACCCTTCCCCCTCCCCCTCCTCACACTCTCGCAAGGCCACGTCGGTGCCGCGTACGCGATGCGCCGCGCGGGCCCGCCGGAGAGCACGGATGTGGATCCGCACGTCGCAGTGTGGGGGACCGATCACCGCGGCGAACGGACTTCGCGCAGCGTTCATCCCATCGGGTCTCCCGGGCCGTCCACGGCGGCAGACCCGTGGTGACGTCAAGGTTCGCCACCGCTTAGCTCCTTCGGGTCACCACCGGAGCGAAGGACGGGCGCCCGGTCGCGGCCACCGGTACAAAGACCGCCATGACTGAAGATCACGCGGTGGTGCGCTCGAACGGCGGTTTCTCCCGGAGAAGCTTCGCGGCGGCGGCCGGCACTGCCACGGTGGCCACAGCCCTGACCGGCGGTGCCGCCGCGGCTCTGCCCGCTCCGGCCGCCCCGGCCGCTCCGGCCGCTCCGGGCGACAACCGCGACACCGACTTCGACCGGTGTCTGGCCGTCGCTCGCGCACTGCTCGTCCTGGACTCCGACGACCGCCCCCTCGTCCCGCGCTACCAGAGCGTCCTCCGGAAGGGGCTACCGGTTCAGCGACGAGCACGGCCCAAGAACGTCCTGGTCATCGGTGCCGGCCCGGCCGGGCTGGTGGCCGCCTGGCTGTTGAAGAGGGCAGGCCACCGGGTGACGGTGCTGGAGGCCAACGGCAACCGGGCGGGCGGACGCATCAAGACCTTCCGGAGCGGTGGCCACGAACGCGCCGAGCAGCCCTTCGCCGATCCCCGCCAGTACGCCGAAGCGGGCGCGATGCGCATCCCGGGCAGCCATCCCCTGGTGATGGAGCTGATCGACCGGTTCGACCTGAAGAAGCGGCGTTTCCACTACGTCGACGTCGACGGCGAGGGGCGTCCTGCCAACCGTACCTGGATCCATGTCAACGGTATCCGCGTGCGGCGTGCCGACTACGCCCGCGCGCCCCGGCGCGTGAACCGGTCGTTCGGCGTCCCCCGGGCCCGCTGGGACACCCCCGCCGCCGTCATCCTGCGCTCCGCACTGGACCCGGTGCGCGACGAGTTCAGTCACGTCGGCCGCGACGGCAAGCGGGTCGACAAGCCGCTCCCGGAGCGGCTGCGGGGCTGGGCCCGGGTGGTGCAGCGTTTCGGTGACTGGTCGATGTTCCGCTTCCTCACCGAGCACGCCGGACTCGACGAACGGACCATCGACCTGATCGGCACGCTGGAGAACCTCACCTCCCGCCTCCCGCTGTCCTTCATCCACAGC from Streptomyces sp. DH-12 carries:
- a CDS encoding NAD-binding protein translates to MGQRRTPFGGRARYWFDSTLTRGAAALVGWMALLCLAVVVPASAVLVWTDPDAPASLTDRLAEVWRLTGEALRLGGATGTPLRVVMSVLLALVTLLYVSTLVGLITTALTERLTALRRGRSTVLEQGHAVVLGWSEQVFTVVSELVAANANQRRAAVAVLADRDKTLMEEALSTKVGSAGRTRLICRSGPTTDPAVLPLVSPATAGVVLILPHDGPDADAEVVKTLLALRAALAGQRNRPPVVAAVRDDRYRLAACLAAGPDGVVLESDTVTARLIVQAARRPGLSLVHQELLDFAGDEFYLITEPALAGRPFGDALLSYPTSSVVGMVRGGAPLLSPPPKTPIAPDDLLVVISRDDDTAWLGDCAELVEETVMASGPPAPTRAERVLLLGWNRRAPLIIDQLRRRARSGSVVDVVAEQGEATARQVNEADANSGTGLGLTLHHGDVTRPETLRRLDVHSYDSVIVLGRDPVPGQSPDDPDNRTLVTLLLLRQLEEATGRELPVVTELIDDRNRTLAPVGPGADVIISGKLIGLLMAQISQNRHLAAVFEELFSADGAGVRLRPATDYVLPGREMSFATVVAAARHRGDCAIGYRSHDESSTGPGYGVRINPPKHERRRWTAEDEVVVIGRD
- a CDS encoding saccharopine dehydrogenase NADP-binding domain-containing protein, whose protein sequence is MGSDRTVAVFGAYGHTGRFVVAELRERGLLPVLSGRDADKLKALAYETGLDARPASVDDPVSLDHALAGAAAVINCAGPFAVTAAPVIEAALRAGIPYLDVAAEIEANVDTFAHFADRAREAGAVIVPAMAFFGGFGDLLVTAAMGDWTAADEAHVAYGLNSWHPTAGTRAAGAVSRQRRDGRRVRYTGGRLEYRHDAPPTLEWSFPDPMGPRSVIGEFTMADVVTIPSHLPVPEVRTYMTVEAARDIADPDTPTPAAVDERGRSDQTFLVDVVVRSGGAERRAVARGRDIYAVTAPLVAEAVDRVLTGRTEAFGVVSAGEVFDAPDFLRALSPHITLELRP
- a CDS encoding helix-turn-helix domain-containing protein; this encodes MATVALAVTDGMLHFELALACEVFGAEPAGVPNPRYRLSVCGPGAVRAGRFRLEPDHGLDRLPGADTVIVPGWADIDQDPPDELIDAVRAAHEAGARVASLCTGAFVLAAAGLLDGRRATTHWAHTRELAERHPRVTVDPDVLYVDNGSVLTSAGKAAAMDLCLHLVRLDHGSSVANTLARRLVVPPHRDGGQAQFVTTPVPAPGNHPLAELLPWAVQRLDRPLTVEDLARQARMSSRNLGRHFRAVTGTTPLQWLLTQRIRRAQELLETTDDTVDTIAAATGMGTATTLRRHFNRTVGVPPDAYRRTFRSRTRTGSDGGAVPGGAAGHAGLRRSR
- a CDS encoding M48 family metalloprotease; its protein translation is MTSSVTVSREPTAEAVRGRLPVSTTLRFALLVTLIVITGLFWLDNLATHWSQAAVKKDAYCKVASGLLLPDADDGSATAAYRRCMGPVEPPDRTWTLLGVLAVLALALAIYALLPTWKRIRRRLVTLDVPDDPPLRSPGTATLEEELGELRRTAGLAGHRVRFVLDPYNVRSSAVVFGRFGRCTVSLNSGLVSRRQAQPEVFRGVVLHELNHVVNRDVGLTYATIALWRAFLAAVLLPVTVVGFHPYLGTGSFSDSLAYWRANLSYTIPSVALSGVIAAIVYLVRADILRTREFHADALPERWGADVAPSLTPGHRRGWIWRSHPSDGDRLRALAEPSLLFRTNAVPFFTTGVLAVAAPSRMPMFFYTGPRQTVVAWTVTTLAVGLVVIMIWRSVRHAVGHGQPPPKGFKEGLWLGSGLIAGELVIGRDIGNSVLPQRPWLLLLLLAGALPLCVWTAQTALVLPRRRAAFVLALVTVVTAFGTWLVHWGTWGHMVLASSRMAVIPLLWEVPAADGSWVRLPPELVFWLPLADRVRDDPVAVVGATLLWLVPAAAMLWRSVRGRPRGSVPRRPLLLAAVGGAAGTLWAAWVHIVVHGAQPPPASWDELGLATFYGWLTAALVVPAALVAATAAAVRPFPGLIDGLVAGGGALLGGLAGVWALAALDGCVTPLAVWGDTCTPIWGGSWLVLGSVSRPVLSFGVFVVAAVAAWAACGREVLSVLIAPRRRVRGRIVPAPRAAGLPSGKAPPIVLAAMALTTCVLSGYVLADAVDDSEQISSIDSSNGTELRTRAWLEAGGNELLLGFEERAQAYAKHLTPLVGQAMANGAPEDADLGDIINAYPEEVPTVKRNCSALERQARTAKRFIPIPDERAQSLWQDIVSRTERGAALCVRGSGRSSHVLTEGTDLLLSTGEMHSHLDARLLEIQGRREG